cttaaaaaataacaagaaaCTTGTATTTATGCATTCACGTGAAAAATGTgacttatatttatatacagTATAGATTTTCCAGTGTGTGGAAAACAATCCGATACATAAAAAACTATAATATAAGTGATTAGAtattgaaacaatttttttttaacaacttgtaTTATAATACTTGCTATAACGTTTTGTGTTTTTAGCACACTTAATTTCTCCAAGTCTAGAATGTAGCTTAATTAATTACTTGATTGTTGTCCTAATCAGTGGGGAAAAGAGAGCCATTTCGAGTTGCAACTAGCTCTTAATCTAATTGCCTATGAGATTAGAGCCCCTACCAACCAGCAAGGGCCTTTTTCTTTGTACAATGCTTGCTTAAATGgttaaaactctaaatcaacaATTCATTAAAACTCATTAAACTAATAGATGAATTAAATACTTAAATCAATTGATAATATAGAGAGTAGATTCAAATAATATATAGAGTGGATTCAAATAAGAATACTCACGAGCACAGATATAGTTGACGGAGAAAATTGTTGTGTAATTTCTGAGTGAGTTTGATTATATTTCCCAAATCATaagccaaacacaaaaaaaaaaacctcactaCATTTCTGAGTTCaaactcttctctctctttttaatGTAtacatttaatataaaaatataatttagaaTTAAATGTATAAAAATACGAAATGTTTACAAAATGCTTGGAAAGAAATTGAGATATGGTATGCAGATAACGTACATGCTTTATTTTGGTATTAgaagaaaaatttataaattcgcCACTAATATTTACTCATAATACTTTATCATGGAGCTAATGAAACTACTTGTAAGGTTTACTTATTTTTCGTAtttactttttagtataaatcctaattttttatattaaatgcGCACACGAAAGGGACAAATGATATtacctatataaaaaaaagagggGGTGAATTTAGCCTTACGAcggactagtaataatgtggtttaacttTTTCTTTGATAAGAATCGAACTTGATACCttttatttataagtgaaaataaatatcactagaccgatATTTGAATTCGGGATGAGttattatttttgtgtgtttggcTTATGACTTGAGAAATCTAGTATACCAAATGGTGCCAAATTTGGGTTGCGTGTTGGTTGAAGGCAGATCATTGAAGTTGATCCACAAAATTATTAAACTCTTAAAAATTGGATGCCATTGTTGAGGTCTCAATCCCATACACGTGGCATTTCATATCCCCCAAAGATTCTATATGTAATTGAATATATAAAAtacataataataatatatataaccGGCCGTGGTTGCGTAATGTTGGCTGTTCTCATTCAATACTAGAATGTGCACAATACAAGAATCTGTGAAATCATTCGGGTTGTCACGTTTGAATACattttaaacaaaacaaaaaaaagaaaaagaagcttgtTTGAATGGGTTCACATGATTAGGGTGCGATGGCAAAAGTTTCAGTTAGACAAATGTTAATAGAACGAGATCATTtatgtaataattcaattattaattttcatgctattttgtatataaatttaattttcttagcattttttctttctcaaaagtgaGCATCTCTATTAATTTTCTGCCATCGCATATTTTTAGTAAataactccgcctgtgtaagtttatcttacattgccggtcccaagcccggataaaggagaagggggagggcgtcaggaagtcaacagccggcactcctaggttacgtcgaatccttatgaaaatgaatccagaaggagtacgagtagcatatatccaagctataaaggatatgtatgatggagcaaagactgccgtaagaactcatgaaggacaaaccgaaagtttccccataactgtaggattacatcaaggctcattcTTAAGTCCTTACAtctttgcgttggtaatggatgagttaacaggacatattcaagatgatattccttggtcgcagacgatatagtgttggtAGATGAAACTcatgaaggggtaaatgcgaagtttaacctttggagataagtgttggaatctaaaggtcttcgcctaagccgattaaagacagaatatatggagtgcaagttcagtgcaaatggaggccaaaatgagttaggggtgagaatCGGAGATCAGGagataccaaagagcgactgctttcgatacctaggatctatcttgcaaaagaataaagaattagatggagatctcaaccatagaatacaagctggatggatgaagttaaagagtgcatccggcgtgttgtgtgaccgtcgtatgccactgaagctcaaggaaaatttttataggatgacaataagaccggcaatgctgtatggcacaaaataTTGGGCGGTaaagcatcaacacatacataaaatgggtgtagcggagatgaggatgcttcgttggatgtgtgggcacacgagaaaggataagattatgaataaggatatccgaggtaaagtaggagtagccgaaattgaaggaaaactgagagaaaatcggttattgTGGTTTGGACGTATGCAAAGAAGGCTTACTGACgttccggttagaagatgtgacaacgggacagaggttcagggccgaatgggtagaggaagacctaggaaaactttggaagagactctaagaaaagacttagaatacttggatctaacagaggacatgacacaggaccgagtgcaatggcgttctaggattcatatagccgaccccacttggtaggaaaaggctttgttgttgttgttgtttgcatatttttagtaaaatattttctaatattgatacagaaattaacgttaaattgtAAGATGACAGAAAATTCATATAACGTCCCAAGTTATAAGATTCTTCTTAGCATTTATCTTGTAGTTTAACTAACTTTGATTGTTGCCCTAGTTAGAGGGGAAAGAGAGCCATTTCGAGTCGCAATCTAGTGCTTAATCTAATTGCCTAGAAGATTAGACCACCTACCAACTAGGTACACGCCCTTTTCTTTGGTCAAGACTCAAAACGAGAACTAGTACAATGCTTGCTTCAATTAGTAAACTCAAGTAAAAAATTCATTGAAACTAATAGATTAATTAAACACGAAAACCTATTGTTtgccaccaaaaaaaaaaatataaattctaGTTGCATGTGATTAGTTGGTAGAGTTTCcaacataaaatcaattgacaatatagaGAATAGTCCAACTACTATAAACACATGCAAAATCCTTCATTTTTCCGATGTAGAATTGATACTCCCAAAAGTTTGTTTAGCGACACCTGATTTATGTTTGGCCATAAGAGACCTCAAGCGGCTCACCCGGTGCAACGATGATATCTATCATTGAAGGAGAAAATTCTAGTGTAATTTCTGAGTGAGCTTGgttctatttccttctttcACGTGAATTTGGTGGCTAATATGAACAACCCTTCACCAGTTATAGGTTCTAAAATTTTTCTTGTGTAGCTGAACAGACATATATTGTTAAATTAACATCGATGATTAAGTGACAAGATTTCATGGTCGCTCACTTTGGCTACACATATATTCACAAATCTTCGATATTTATATGATACGAAACACGTTTTCCTTATGTCTTAGATTCCCAATATCCACCTCTTCATTGTTTATGAATTATGTCCCGTTTGTCAATACAACGATTGACATTTGTGGCTATAAAGTTATGAGAGAGGATCCTCGCGATCCTCTGTCAGAATTCTAAGCATCATTCAATAACATTCGTTTATCATACATTATACGATCAATTTTTattaggtattatttatatttaattttaaataaaataatttataataatttctgaccgcacgatgtacgataaacgaatgTAAATAGAGGATTCCGACAATAttttcacaaagagaatccaggATTCTCCCGGTAAAGTTATGCTCTCGAATCTCGATCGTCTTCGTCTTGTATCGTGGCAACAAAATTGACACGCAACTTCGTCGTGTTTTTCAAGTTTGAagcaaaaaaaacccaaataccATTTCCCAAATGTTAAGGAAGTACGAGGCCGCTCTGCTGCATGGGCCTCAAATTTGGTCAGGCTCTCCAGCCCAGTCAGTCCAGGCCGCTGTTAACCCTAGTGCTTCTACGCTTCTACCTCACAAATAGAGTCAAATTCCTCCAAAAGTAACAAATCTTTGATAATTGTGTGGAGGAATCCACCCGTACGTTTTCATTTGTAAGCTTCCAAGTAATTCGTAATCGAAATCCCACTCCACGTTCTAATTTCAATTACGAGTAGTAAACATTTTATCTCTCACACaccattgttaattttttgccattaatatttttcaattcatttaaccAGACCGTTGAAAATTAAGAGGGGTGTGTATATAGCACTACCCACAccaaataaaacaattaaattaaaacacaaacgaatAAATATGAGCTTCCTCAACGTGCAACAGTAATGACCGAATAAAAAACCAAGCATTGGCAGATTGCCCCAAAGTATTTGAGGCAGATCCGATCTCTatgggagagatttttcaatatgactatcacacgaggtggtacactacgtgttattatataaatggtaggatatgtgtgttaaaaagttaataacttaaaaaataaaatttcccaccacttacataaaaacatgtggtgtaccactcATATTCctgtcacaattaaaaatttctctctATGGAGCCAAAAAAACAGGGCTAAGACCAACAAAACTCGGCCGAAAGACCGAGATTACACCCCTAGAACAAATTGGTTAGACAACCTTTcacaactttaaaaaaaatgccCAGATGATATGGCACAAACAGAAACCTCATTGTCATATGCAAAGCGATATACTTTTATACATAGTGATTATTCCAAAGGAAATTAAGCTAAGAAAAAAAAGCAAGCGCGCACAATTGTTGGCAACTCTTAAGGGTCCAGAGTTAATTATGGCATAAATCCATACAATTACAGAGAATTGATCATCATCGTTGATCCGTTTTGGtcaaataaaaatcaaacataAAAAACAGACATGCATAAATTGTATCTTGCTTATCAATATTAATTGCAAATACCATGCATGGCTAGatgctgctgctgttgttgatgaccatgcatgcatgcatacattTATTATCATGGCAACCATCCTCCCATGTAATTACTCACGCTTGGACCTGCTGTCACCACGGATATTGGATCATTCTGATATCTGCAAAAATTTAACAGATACATTAATTCAATGAGAAAGATGACTCAACTCAACccacaaagagagagagagagagagagagagagagagagagagagagtattatCCAATCTGGATCTTAAATGTACAATAGTCACTGACATTAGTTATACAAAATTGAGTGCGTAAAAGGCCCATTAGTGGCCTAATTCAAACCATAAACCCCCAGTTGTAGTGATGTTCACCTTAACTAAAATGCTAATTAATTGGGTTTAGCATAGAGGCTAATTAAATCCAGAAAACCCAGACCTGCacatataataatttaaaaaatgctTGTATTTTCTTGGCATCCACCTTCTCGGTTCAGACAAGAGGAGATTTTAAGTTGAGTATAAACTTAATCAGGTTTGGAGGCCAAAATGGTTTCCTTAATTATGAAACTTagggagtttatttatattataaatgcAGTACAAGTACATACCCAATCTGTAAAGTGGGCTCGCAGTCTAAGGGATGGAAGAAGCCATCACCCTGCGCCGCCTGAGCTTGTTGGCGGTTGTACTCGTCGGCAGCTTGTTGGCGGCCGTACTCGTCGGCATGTGCATTCAGTTGTAGTGAATTTACATGGTATCCCTCATACAACTGCAAAGCATGATCACCCAAAAAGTCAGGTACATGCAACGTCTGAAAACAAAATCAACTTAATTACCGCCCTGCAACTCGGAATTGCTGAAAGTTATTCATAATCTTTCAAAACCAAATTGCTGAAAATTATTGTCGTTTGCCTACCCTTTGTTTCAGGGTCTTGTTTGCTTCGTTTAGCACGTGTTCCTGTGCAAAAATCAGAACCATAAATAAGTAAATGTACAGGATGAGGAGAATATGCATTGCGAAAAGCACAAAAACTTTCAGTTGGCTAACATGGGAAGAGTAAACTCAAATGAAAATACACAAGGATATATGTGTTCTCATACATTTCGCTGAAGGTCTGTGAGCTGATCCAGCATGTATTGGGTCTGTAATATAAGAATACCAAGATATATCAGTTTAAGTCATTCATGCTTCACTTGGAGCCAATTCGGAAAATCTGTTTCGTGTTCTTGGTTTTGGATTCCCAGTCTCTATATACACTAGGTaaactttttcttcttcttttttgagCGATAAAGGATGATTTTTCATGGATTTTATGCACACGTCTCATTCACTTCATGGTTTTCAAAATACAGCATGATGCAAGCAGTGTCAAATATCACAAAAAGTTAGAAAAGTTTATGGAGTACCTGACAATACATGAAAATCTAGCGCACAATAATAAAAACCTTGAAACAGCCAAATGGTCAAGGAATCATTGAGAAAAGGACAATATGTTATATCAGTTTAAACTGCAAGGTGGTGATGAGGTAAGTTACCCGTGTCGATCTGATCTGCTTCAGCGACACGTCCAGCTGCCTTTCAAGCGATTCAAGCTCTTTGCTGCTTAAATGGCCAAGATCTTCTCCAAGGAGATTCCTAAGGTAGTAACAAGAAAGTTAGTACTTAGTAAACCTAATTTTTAGCCCTTAACGTTTATATAACTGAAGGTCGGAAAGACAATAACCTTTGGTTTCGTTGTAGGGCTTCAAAATGTGCCTTGAGCTTCAAATACTCCTGCTGGCTACTCAATTCCTGCATATGGTCCAGGAGAAGTAGGATGTATTCAGGTCAAAGATAAACAATATAAAGATATATAGATATATGAATTAGGAGGTTGCCATACATATATTTGATCCCAAAACCTTTCCTACAAGATACCTTAATCAGATTTTTGGTCTATAAGTTTCTTTAATAGCAAGAAAAAAAGTTATTAAGCTTCTTTGAATCCCAAACAGTGAAGTATTTGTATAAGTAAATACATCAATACAGAGAAAAATGTTGGGATAGTCTTTTACCAACGTCAAGCTATGAAATAACATTAagatagggagagagagaaacaagtaATATggttagaaaataacaaaacctCTAATTAGAAAATGAATCAACTATGTATCTCAATTAACACCCTCCTTTACGTGCATCTATCTTACACGAGAAGAGGTAGACAAATATGTAAATAACATATAAGTGCAGTGCCACCTTATCGGTTAACAAATTAGTGAGGTCTGGGATGGGTGCCGTTTAGAAGTTTCGAACTCAATATGGACTCCATAGAACCATTTATAACTCAAAATTCATGTTAGACAATTTTACTAGACTTAAAAAACTAAGGGTCGTTTGATCATcatttcgttttcaatttttgaaaactaaaaactaaaaatgaaatgatCATCAAACAACTCCGAAGCTGTTATTAGTCAATAGGCCAACAATGCATATACAATTAGTACCAATAAGATCTTACTTGAAAAGTAAAAAACCacaaataaatagtatcaaTTTTCATTTGTACTCTCTTGAAAACATTATATATATCCATAGGTTTGAAATTAATCCTTGTCATGATGCAATGTTTACTTGCCAGTAGTTTGGTTTCTTTTGTATCCCCTCAATATTCCTTGTTATGTAGGGTAACAAGCAAGAAACTCCATCTAAACTAATTAACTGAGTTGAATGTATTACCAAGGCCTCCCTTGTAGATACATTTGTCTCCGGTGCTGCATAGCTGGACTTCTGGTACCTGTCAAGAGTTTTGAGCATGCTGTACAACAACATAAACACACATGTAAATTAGCCTTTCTTTGAAACATTATTTGAAGGGCATAAATCATACAAAATATGAATTGATGGATCACAAGCCAGGTAAATTTGTATTCGTGTAGGAAAACAAATAACATCAACAACAATGCCTCATCCGACTAAATAGGGTCCGTTGTATGAATCCTAAAACATCACTTCACTTTGTGTAGGAAAACATATAATTAGCGAATGCAAGTAGGAAATTCCTCGTCCATATACAAGACTCTATAGGATTATTCAAAAGATTAAGATGTGAATTTAGTCTTACCCTGAAAATTTATCGTTAGCTGAATGAGATGAATGTTTATGGAGAGCCTACTTCATTGTAATACCTTTAAACCTTATCcaataaataagtaaatattGCTTTTAAAGCTCTACTTCTCAAGCTTACATATTTCATATTATCTAACATAAtgtataaatttatttaaaacacTTCAATCATTACGTAATTAAGACAAACACTTTATAATTTAGTTGGTACTACAAGATCTAAAATTTTTTTACATTACCATGCATTTGAGAAACcaaaaaacgaaaaacaaaaattgaaaaaaaagacaaaatcaaGCCAATCTCAtagaaattaaacttaaataatgAACTTATAATTAATACAGTATACGAGAAAATATTAAGCCCTAAAAATACGTGCAATTAAAAAGAGATATTTTACTGAGATAAGATAGAGCACTGGTAATAATTAAGCAAGTCGAAAATTCAGAAGTTATTTTTGACGTAAAGTCAGATCCAAGGCAGAAATTGCAGATATTTAGTACTAATTACTCGATGTCAAAATGTGATTGAAAACCATCTGTCTttcagagagagggagaaattAATCCAGTGGAAAACAAGGGAAATCTTGTATATTTAATGGACCCAAATGAGGAACTGGAAAAACCGGGTAATTAAGTTCTTGCTTTTGGATTAATATTTCCAGGAAActcaatttaattttaaaaaaaatagaaaaaaattctCGCCCTAAATTTTCAGTGTAAGAGCAGAGATGAGAACCAGCTGAGACCTGAAATAGAATAGTTAATTAAGTTGAAAATTCCCCAAAGTATAACAATTTgttaatagaaaaaaaaagggaatttgGTAAAATAAAACCCTAGCTAAGTATTAAGCAGCTAGGTTTTTGGAGAGAGAAGAGCGGGCCTGGTGAAGAACAAAACGGAGTCGAAAACCTGATACTAATTAACTAAGCTGGCTGATCAGAAAGCTTCAAATGCTGATCCAAGGGCTTTTGGATCGATCAGATGGCTCTtgtgataaataaaaaatcacgaaaaaaagaaaagaaaaatgagatgatTGAGTGAAGCTAAAGCTAGGGTAAGTAAATTAAGAAGAGGAAAAAGGCAAGGGCTTCGGGAAAACCCAGTTCACAGAAGTTAaagcatagagagagagagagagagagagagagagagagagagagagagagagcaaattAAGAAAAGGAAATGGGCAAGGGCTTTTGGAAAACCCAGTTCACAGAAGTTAaagcatagagagagagagtttagagagagaaagctagctAGGATTTAACCGATGGAGAGTTGTGAAAAAAAACAGTGAGTGACGAGTGATGAGAAATGAGAGATCTTCTTTTGATGGGGTTTATCTTTATTTCCTGTTGCAGATCTAACAGCAATGCCGAAGCAGAAACACTCAACCTGCTAAAAACACCGAGACATTCACCAAAACGGCAACAAAAAAACCGCCGCTAAAAgtcatcaaatttcaacaatttAACACAAAGGGCgacatttttaaatttttaaaccaaaaaaaaaaaaaaaaaaacttcacgaGGGAGCTTTTGTCAAAGCGCTGCTGCTGATGATGAAGATTCATGATTCAGCCAGACAAAACTGAAAACAGCAAAAAATGTTCACGCAAGCAAACGGCTTGGAGATCCAAAAAAGCACTCCAGAAATcatagaagaagaaacaaacaaacaaacaaacaattgaaattaaatcaaataaataaatagttaattaataaGTTTTGTAAGAgataagagagaaagagagtgtatATATGTATGCGTGTGGGAGAAATTGCGATAGCCGAAATGGTATAGAAATGGAGGGAGGGAAAAAGCGGGGGTTTAGTTGTTTCGGtgaaataaccaaaaaaaaaaaaaaaaaaggagagagaacCTTGAACTACTGCAAAACTCGTACAGCTTTCCTCTATTGGAGAAGATGATGAGAGCAACCTCGGCATCGCAAAGAACGGAAAGCTCGTAGGCTTTCTTCAAAAGTCCGTTCCTTCTCTTCGCAAAGGTCACCTGTCTGTTGATCttgttctctatcctcttcaaTTCCACCCTCCCTCTTCCcatctctcctccctctctctctctctctctctctctctctctctctctctctctctctctctagaattccTTATCTATTCCCCAATCAAATTATCTGACTCTCTCTCTAGCAAAAACAACTACAACAACAATCGGTGCAAAAAGCTTCCTCTTTTGCTTTTTATACatagttttatttttctaattttcctATTTCTATATAATTCTATGTATTTTCATagttatgagctcaacattattacCATCTTCAATAATCTCAGTccctttctccttctcttctctctctagttgggttaacaaagaaaagacAGAGTAATTGAGCAGAAGGAATCAAATTAATACTTCAACTAAATGGTGCCTCTGAGAGAGAGATGGAACCGACGGTTGAGTGTATAAATTTTTATGTACACCGAAACATTATATTACTACGACATGAGAATAATTAACATGAAATGAATTCATTGCTATTTATGTAACATCTAGTTTTAATAATGGAATGTCATGTATGtgaagataaacttacacatacGCTATAATATTGGATTAGAACGCCATCATGGTAATGAACTCATCCTTTATATGTTCTCCTTTTGCAATATTGGTATGTCtgatttttaaagtttatttaattaaaaaaaatacaagtgtTATAATTTAGATGAGACAATAACGTCACATGACAATGTTCTGAATAGATTTAAAAAATGGGTACTTAGATTCAAGACAAATTTTGAGTTGTTCTTGGATTTAGTctagtttttctatttttaaaatttaatttaatttcttatgtaacatcccacatcgcccaggggagtgatccttaaatgtatattctcatccctacctagcatgaggctttttgggagctcactgctTCAGGTTCCGTAGAAACtctaaagttaagcgagaaagaggCCAGAGCAttctcaggatgggtgacccactgggaagttgctcgtgagttcccaaaaacaaaaccgtgaaggtgtagttggggcccaaagtggacaatatcgtgctacggtggtggagcgggcccgggc
The nucleotide sequence above comes from Malus sylvestris chromosome 16, drMalSylv7.2, whole genome shotgun sequence. Encoded proteins:
- the LOC126606365 gene encoding agamous-like MADS-box protein MADS4 isoform X2, with amino-acid sequence MGRGRVELKRIENKINRQVTFAKRRNGLLKKAYELSVLCDAEVALIIFSNRGKLYEFCSSSSMLKTLDRYQKSSYAAPETNVSTREALELSSQQEYLKLKAHFEALQRNQRNLLGEDLGHLSSKELESLERQLDVSLKQIRSTRTQYMLDQLTDLQRNEHVLNEANKTLKQRLYEGYHVNSLQLNAHADEYGRQQAADEYNRQQAQAAQGDGFFHPLDCEPTLQIGYQNDPISVVTAGPSVSNYMGGWLP
- the LOC126606365 gene encoding agamous-like MADS-box protein MADS4 isoform X1, with the translated sequence MGRGRVELKRIENKINRQVTFAKRRNGLLKKAYELSVLCDAEVALIIFSNRGKLYEFCSSSSMLKTLDRYQKSSYAAPETNVSTREALELSSQQEYLKLKAHFEALQRNQRNLLGEDLGHLSSKELESLERQLDVSLKQIRSTRTQYMLDQLTDLQRNEHVLNEANKTLKQRTLHVPDFLGDHALQLYEGYHVNSLQLNAHADEYGRQQAADEYNRQQAQAAQGDGFFHPLDCEPTLQIGYQNDPISVVTAGPSVSNYMGGWLP